One window of the Brevibacterium limosum genome contains the following:
- the gdhA gene encoding NADP-specific glutamate dehydrogenase, whose protein sequence is MSLHPSLQPIFDTVLQRNPGESEFHQAVQEVLYSLGPVVDKHPEYLELSALERLCEPERQIIFRVPWIDDSGEVQINRAFRVQFNSALGPYKGGMRFHPSVNLGIVKFLGFEQIFKNAITGLPIGGGKGGADFDPKGRSDREVMRFCQSLMTELSRHIGEYRDVPAGDIGVGGREIGYLFGQYKRMTNSYEAGVLTGKGLSYGGSMVRTEATGFGVVYFLKDMLAAAKKNIDGRTVSISGSGNVAVYAAEKVAAFGGTVITMSDSAGFIHDPDGIDTELVKRIKFDERGRISEYVEQRGGRATYHEGGNVWDVEVDVALPCATQNELDGESAATLVKNGVIALAEGANMPCTPEAVKIFADAGVLFAPGKAANAGGVATSALEMQQNASRDSWDFDFTEARLAEIMGDVHDSCAAAADEFGSPGDYVAGANIAGFIRVSEAMLAQGVV, encoded by the coding sequence ATGAGTCTACATCCATCACTGCAGCCAATCTTCGACACTGTGCTCCAACGCAACCCTGGAGAGTCGGAGTTTCACCAAGCGGTACAGGAGGTTCTCTATTCCCTGGGCCCCGTCGTGGACAAGCACCCCGAATACCTGGAACTCTCAGCGCTCGAACGCCTGTGCGAACCCGAACGCCAGATCATCTTCCGGGTTCCCTGGATCGACGACTCCGGAGAGGTGCAGATCAACCGTGCCTTCCGGGTGCAATTCAACTCGGCTCTGGGCCCGTACAAGGGCGGAATGCGCTTCCACCCCTCGGTGAACCTTGGCATCGTCAAGTTCCTCGGTTTCGAGCAGATCTTCAAGAACGCCATCACCGGCCTGCCCATCGGCGGGGGCAAGGGCGGAGCCGACTTCGATCCGAAAGGTCGCAGCGACCGAGAGGTCATGCGCTTCTGTCAGTCCCTGATGACAGAGCTGTCCCGTCACATCGGCGAATATCGCGATGTGCCCGCCGGTGACATCGGCGTCGGCGGGCGGGAGATCGGCTATCTCTTCGGCCAGTACAAGAGAATGACCAACTCCTATGAAGCAGGAGTGCTCACCGGCAAGGGACTGTCCTACGGCGGTTCCATGGTCCGCACCGAAGCCACCGGATTCGGGGTCGTGTACTTCCTCAAGGACATGCTCGCCGCCGCGAAGAAGAACATCGACGGCCGTACCGTCTCGATCTCCGGTTCGGGAAATGTCGCCGTGTACGCCGCAGAGAAGGTCGCGGCCTTCGGCGGCACCGTCATCACGATGTCCGACTCAGCCGGCTTCATCCATGACCCGGACGGCATCGACACAGAGCTCGTGAAGCGCATCAAGTTCGACGAGCGCGGACGCATCTCCGAATACGTCGAGCAGCGCGGCGGACGCGCGACCTACCACGAGGGCGGCAACGTCTGGGATGTCGAGGTCGACGTCGCACTCCCGTGTGCGACTCAGAACGAACTCGACGGAGAATCGGCGGCGACCCTGGTCAAGAACGGCGTCATCGCCCTCGCCGAAGGCGCGAACATGCCCTGCACCCCGGAAGCCGTGAAGATCTTCGCCGACGCCGGTGTGCTCTTCGCCCCCGGCAAGGCCGCGAACGCCGGCGGCGTCGCCACCAGCGCCCTCGAGATGCAGCAGAACGCCAGCCGCGACTCCTGGGACTTCGACTTCACCGAGGCCCGCCTGGCCGAGATCATGGGCGATGTCCACGACAGCTGCGCGGCCGCTGCCGACGAATTCGGTTCGCCCGGAGACTACGTCGCCGGAGCCAACATCGCAGGCTTCATCCGTGTCTCCGAGGCGATGCTCGCCCAAGGAGTCGTGTGA
- a CDS encoding nicotinate phosphoribosyltransferase, which translates to MSDLTRTDSTAFFTDQYELTMVQAALESGAAHRKSLFEVFGRSLPAGRRYGVVAGTGRILEMIRDFRFGDAELSFLSRENIVDSRTIDWLANYRFSGNIRGYAEGEIYFPGSPLLTIESTFAEGVILETLILSAMNYDCAVASAASRMAQAAGDRPCAEMGGRRTNEHAAVAAARAAVIGGFASTSNLAAGLQYGLRTIGTSAHSFTLLHDSEREAFAAQLKSLGTDTTLLLDTYDVEEALATAVELAGANLGGVRIDSGDLIEQASEVRESLDRLGARDTTITVTSDLDEYAIAALAASPVDSYGVGTRVVTGSGAPAAGLVYKLVARADEAGEWTSVAKHSSGKPSRGGHKEALRLIDGPIAVEEAVGIPALPDDLGEGRRLSADLVVDGEVDESFIGAAGVRRACARHDESLAELPRSARRLQDGEPAIPTVFYSA; encoded by the coding sequence ATGAGTGATCTCACACGGACCGATTCGACGGCATTCTTCACGGATCAGTACGAATTGACGATGGTGCAGGCCGCCTTGGAATCCGGCGCCGCCCACCGCAAGAGCCTCTTCGAGGTATTCGGTCGCAGTCTTCCCGCAGGCCGCCGCTACGGAGTCGTCGCCGGGACCGGTCGGATCCTCGAGATGATCCGCGACTTCCGCTTCGGAGATGCCGAGCTGTCGTTCCTCAGCCGGGAGAACATCGTCGACTCGCGCACCATCGACTGGTTGGCGAACTATCGGTTCTCCGGCAATATCCGCGGCTATGCCGAAGGCGAGATCTACTTCCCGGGATCTCCGCTGCTCACGATCGAGTCGACGTTCGCCGAGGGCGTCATCCTCGAGACGCTCATCCTCTCGGCGATGAACTACGACTGTGCGGTCGCCTCGGCGGCATCCCGGATGGCCCAGGCGGCCGGCGATCGGCCCTGCGCGGAGATGGGCGGACGACGCACGAACGAGCACGCGGCGGTGGCTGCGGCTCGGGCCGCTGTCATCGGCGGCTTCGCTTCGACGTCGAACCTGGCGGCGGGCCTGCAGTACGGTCTGCGCACGATCGGCACCTCGGCCCATTCGTTCACTCTCCTCCACGATTCCGAACGGGAGGCCTTCGCCGCCCAGCTGAAGTCCTTGGGCACCGATACGACTCTGCTCCTGGACACCTACGACGTCGAGGAGGCGCTGGCCACGGCGGTCGAGCTGGCCGGGGCGAACCTCGGCGGTGTGCGCATCGATTCCGGTGACCTCATCGAACAGGCCAGCGAGGTTCGGGAGAGCCTGGACCGTCTCGGGGCCCGCGACACGACGATCACCGTCACGAGCGACCTCGACGAGTATGCGATCGCCGCCCTGGCCGCCTCCCCCGTCGACTCCTACGGTGTCGGTACGCGCGTGGTCACCGGTTCCGGTGCCCCCGCCGCGGGGCTGGTGTACAAGCTCGTGGCGCGAGCCGATGAGGCCGGCGAGTGGACCTCGGTGGCCAAACATTCCTCCGGCAAGCCCTCCCGGGGCGGGCACAAAGAGGCGCTGCGCCTCATCGACGGCCCGATCGCGGTGGAGGAGGCGGTCGGCATTCCGGCTCTGCCCGATGACCTCGGTGAAGGGCGTCGGCTCAGCGCCGATCTCGTCGTCGACGGTGAAGTCGACGAATCGTTCATCGGTGCGGCAGGCGTGAGGAGGGCCTGCGCCCGGCACGACGAATCCCTGGCGGAGCTGCCGCGTTCAGCCCGCCGCCTCCAGGACGGCGAACCCGCCATCCCCACCGTCTTCTATTCCGCCTGA
- a CDS encoding DUF2017 family protein, whose amino-acid sequence MAAIDARGDDVVLTLQDNERSLMLTVFTDLAALLAEDGDGDDDRPDSENWEARLGLVDRPRPEDPALLRLLPDVDPEDAERSAEFRRLTEFDLKQAKAHNVRIVLLGLSRGNDISLTRDEVLAWMKGLNDLRLVLAVRLGIDTEEAQEEKYDHREDLSESEDLTLTLYDFLTWIQDRLTTTLLDQTQGDDEI is encoded by the coding sequence ATGGCCGCTATCGACGCACGAGGGGACGACGTCGTCCTCACCCTGCAGGACAACGAACGCTCGCTCATGCTCACCGTGTTCACCGATCTCGCAGCTCTGCTGGCCGAAGACGGTGACGGCGATGATGACCGTCCGGACTCCGAGAACTGGGAAGCCCGACTCGGACTCGTCGACCGGCCCCGCCCGGAGGACCCGGCGCTGCTGCGGCTGCTGCCCGACGTCGATCCCGAAGACGCAGAGCGTTCAGCGGAGTTCCGCCGCCTCACCGAGTTCGATCTCAAACAGGCCAAGGCACATAATGTGCGAATCGTGCTGCTGGGACTGAGCAGGGGCAACGACATCTCCCTGACCCGCGATGAGGTGCTGGCATGGATGAAGGGTCTCAACGATCTGCGACTCGTCCTCGCCGTCCGCCTCGGGATCGACACCGAGGAGGCGCAGGAGGAGAAGTACGATCACCGCGAGGACCTCTCCGAATCGGAAGACCTCACCCTGACCCTGTACGACTTCCTGACCTGGATTCAGGACCGACTGACGACGACCTTGCTCGACCAGACGCAAGGGGATGACGAGATATGA
- a CDS encoding flavin reductase family protein has product MDQAHDDSLTERYRELSDDIAAAVAVISATRGSALHAITVDSFLDVSYDPPTMAVSVYSGSRMMETLETSTHCAISLLNSDQRDISERLGASGQPLYGSLKGIDTFPAPQAGQPVLTEAIAWFELELTEVLEVATHNIVVGEVVSLGAGANAGTSRPLLRWRKAYGTIGKR; this is encoded by the coding sequence ATGGACCAGGCCCACGACGATTCCCTCACAGAACGCTATCGCGAGCTCAGCGATGACATCGCCGCTGCGGTCGCCGTGATCTCCGCCACCCGGGGCAGTGCACTGCATGCGATCACGGTCGATTCGTTTCTCGACGTGTCGTACGATCCCCCGACGATGGCGGTGAGCGTCTACTCCGGCTCACGGATGATGGAGACCCTGGAAACGAGTACTCACTGTGCGATCTCGCTGCTCAATTCCGATCAGCGCGACATCTCCGAACGCCTCGGTGCCTCGGGCCAGCCGCTGTACGGATCGCTCAAGGGCATCGACACCTTTCCCGCCCCGCAGGCCGGGCAGCCGGTGCTCACCGAGGCGATCGCCTGGTTCGAGCTCGAACTCACCGAGGTGCTCGAGGTGGCGACCCACAATATCGTCGTCGGTGAGGTGGTGTCCCTGGGTGCTGGGGCGAACGCGGGAACGAGCCGCCCCCTGCTGCGGTGGCGCAAGGCCTACGGGACCATCGGAAAGCGCTGA
- a CDS encoding GNAT family N-acetyltransferase: MNGHRYPLTRTVSTGSWLALPEQGHGYGTRMRRAVIEAFIGDFGAARFDTAYFQGNHASRRVSEKLGYSPYRNDTVREFLNLHTTAIAT; encoded by the coding sequence GTGAACGGACATCGGTATCCGCTGACGAGGACCGTCTCGACCGGATCGTGGCTGGCGCTTCCTGAGCAGGGCCATGGCTACGGCACCCGAATGAGACGGGCCGTCATCGAAGCCTTCATCGGAGACTTCGGTGCTGCTCGATTCGATACAGCCTATTTCCAGGGCAACCACGCGAGCCGGCGGGTATCGGAGAAGCTCGGGTATTCACCCTATCGCAACGACACAGTCCGAGAGTTCCTCAACCTCCACACCACCGCTATTGCTACCTGA
- a CDS encoding MBL fold metallo-hydrolase — protein sequence MRLTAIGTAGSFPGRGALASCYLIETDEDTPTRIILDLGSGALSPLQETIDTDRLSGIVLSHLHPDHCMDMTGLYVKHCFDPKFFNGDISDTGTIRTRTPVFAPAGAKERLYRAYYTDPGKSPVANGGDDSDFDHAFEFTDLDHGSRHQIGSLTIEAFLVDHPVEAYALRITDAAGKVITYSGDSDECDNLVEAAKGADLFLCEAAFQEDRDTARGIHLTGRRAGRVAQNAEAAALVLTHIPIWTDCSIVRGEAAGEYRGPIELAKPGATWTV from the coding sequence ATGAGACTCACCGCTATCGGCACCGCCGGGTCCTTTCCGGGGCGCGGCGCCCTCGCCAGCTGCTACCTCATCGAAACCGACGAGGACACACCCACTCGCATCATCCTCGACCTCGGGTCCGGTGCGCTCAGTCCCCTGCAGGAGACGATTGACACCGATCGTCTCTCCGGGATCGTGCTCAGCCACCTCCACCCGGATCACTGCATGGACATGACGGGGCTCTACGTCAAACACTGCTTCGACCCCAAGTTCTTCAACGGCGACATCTCCGACACGGGAACGATCCGCACCCGCACCCCGGTGTTCGCTCCGGCCGGTGCGAAGGAGCGCCTGTACCGGGCCTACTACACGGATCCCGGAAAGTCCCCGGTCGCCAATGGAGGAGACGACTCGGACTTCGACCACGCCTTCGAGTTCACCGACCTCGACCACGGCAGCAGGCACCAGATCGGGTCGCTGACCATCGAAGCCTTCCTCGTCGACCACCCCGTCGAGGCCTACGCCCTGCGGATCACGGACGCGGCCGGCAAGGTCATCACGTATTCCGGTGACAGCGATGAGTGCGACAACCTCGTCGAAGCAGCGAAAGGCGCCGACCTGTTCCTCTGCGAGGCCGCCTTCCAGGAAGACCGTGACACCGCGCGCGGCATCCATCTCACGGGCAGACGCGCCGGCCGGGTGGCGCAGAACGCCGAGGCGGCAGCGCTCGTGCTCACCCATATCCCGATCTGGACCGACTGCTCCATCGTCCGCGGTGAGGCGGCCGGCGAGTACCGTGGACCCATCGAGCTCGCGAAGCCCGGAGCCACCTGGACCGTGTGA
- a CDS encoding SOS response-associated peptidase, translating into MSLDPADLADELRLDVVSYDYTPRFNVPPGSFVPIVVERLDEDGQLHRRLETASWGLVPGWAKDPKIGFKAFNARSESVLEKPMFRQAVKRRRCALPIPAYYEWENTEDGKQPWMMTAAGKDPLFMAGLFEFWKQPDETWLVSATILTMESAGHLSDVHHRMPVFLGRDQISDWIDPGVLTNDVPGLLGATLDQVDPASVTRHRVGRAVGNVRNDSPELAEPVA; encoded by the coding sequence ATGTCTCTCGATCCGGCAGACCTCGCCGACGAGCTGCGGTTGGACGTCGTCTCCTATGACTACACCCCACGCTTCAACGTGCCGCCGGGATCATTCGTGCCGATCGTCGTCGAACGCCTCGACGAGGATGGTCAGCTGCACCGTCGGCTCGAAACCGCCTCCTGGGGATTGGTCCCGGGCTGGGCCAAAGATCCCAAGATCGGTTTCAAGGCATTCAATGCCCGTTCCGAGTCCGTGCTCGAAAAGCCGATGTTCCGGCAGGCCGTCAAACGCCGTCGCTGTGCATTGCCGATCCCGGCCTACTACGAATGGGAGAACACAGAGGACGGCAAGCAGCCGTGGATGATGACCGCCGCCGGCAAGGACCCTCTCTTCATGGCCGGGCTCTTCGAATTCTGGAAGCAGCCTGATGAGACGTGGCTGGTCTCCGCGACGATCTTGACCATGGAATCCGCAGGGCACCTCAGCGATGTCCACCACAGGATGCCCGTGTTCCTCGGGCGCGACCAGATCAGCGACTGGATCGACCCGGGAGTGCTGACGAACGATGTGCCGGGCCTGCTGGGAGCGACTCTCGACCAGGTCGATCCCGCGAGCGTGACTCGACATAGGGTCGGCAGGGCGGTGGGCAACGTCCGCAACGATTCCCCGGAGCTCGCCGAACCCGTGGCGTGA
- a CDS encoding acyl-CoA dehydrogenase family protein — protein MSRSTAAALPFGLTDEQQTVAGMVREFADTEIAPHALEWDAEHFFPVDVIRKSADLGMGGIYVSEEAGGTGMGRMDAALIFEAMSTGCPSVAAYISIHNMVAWMIDKFGNDDQKAKYLEKLVSMEHLGSYCLTEPNAGSDAAALRTSAREDGDHYVLNGAKQFISGAGTSETYLVMARSGQEGARGISAFILEKDMEGLSFGPNEQKMGWRAQPTRQVIMENVRVPKENMLGEPGQGFKIAMSGLDGGRLNIGACSLGGGQAALEKAVSYMGERQAFGTELSGFQALRFEVAQMQADLEGARSLLWRAAGAYDAGDPNTSLLSAMAKLKATDTGFEVANRALQLHGGYGYLTEYGIEKLVRDLRVHQILEGTNEIMRVIISRKSTGVG, from the coding sequence ATGTCCCGCAGTACAGCCGCTGCCCTACCTTTCGGTCTCACCGACGAACAGCAGACCGTCGCCGGGATGGTGCGCGAGTTCGCCGATACCGAGATCGCCCCGCACGCCCTCGAGTGGGACGCCGAGCACTTCTTCCCGGTCGATGTGATCAGGAAGTCCGCCGACCTCGGGATGGGCGGAATCTACGTCAGCGAAGAAGCCGGCGGAACCGGAATGGGCCGGATGGATGCCGCTCTCATCTTCGAAGCGATGTCGACCGGATGCCCGTCCGTCGCCGCCTATATCTCCATCCACAACATGGTCGCGTGGATGATCGACAAGTTCGGCAATGACGACCAGAAGGCAAAGTACCTCGAGAAGCTCGTCTCCATGGAGCACCTCGGCAGCTACTGCCTGACCGAACCCAACGCCGGCTCCGACGCCGCCGCTCTGCGCACGTCCGCCCGCGAGGACGGTGATCACTATGTGCTCAACGGAGCCAAGCAGTTCATCTCCGGTGCCGGCACGTCCGAGACCTACCTCGTCATGGCGCGTTCCGGTCAGGAAGGTGCACGGGGGATCTCCGCCTTCATCCTGGAGAAGGACATGGAAGGCCTGAGCTTCGGCCCCAACGAGCAGAAGATGGGCTGGCGCGCCCAGCCGACGCGCCAGGTCATCATGGAGAACGTGCGTGTGCCCAAGGAGAACATGCTGGGCGAACCCGGCCAGGGCTTCAAGATCGCGATGTCCGGTCTCGACGGCGGGCGCCTCAACATCGGTGCCTGCTCTCTGGGCGGCGGACAGGCGGCGCTGGAGAAAGCCGTCTCCTACATGGGCGAACGCCAGGCCTTCGGCACCGAGCTCTCGGGATTCCAGGCGCTGCGCTTCGAGGTCGCGCAGATGCAGGCCGACCTCGAGGGTGCCCGATCCCTGCTGTGGCGGGCGGCAGGAGCCTATGACGCAGGAGATCCGAACACCTCACTGCTCTCGGCCATGGCCAAGCTCAAGGCCACCGACACCGGCTTCGAAGTCGCGAACAGGGCACTCCAGTTGCACGGCGGCTACGGCTATCTGACAGAGTATGGAATTGAGAAGCTGGTGCGTGACCTGCGAGTCCACCAGATTCTGGAAGGCACCAACGAAATCATGCGCGTGATCATCTCGCGCAAGAGCACAGGAGTGGGCTGA
- a CDS encoding DUF3039 domain-containing protein: protein MTIPASGGSATIEREQSEQLVEPGDHERFSHYAPKDKIMESMVTGTPLIALCGKVWVPTRDPERFPICPKCKEIYASMSEGPQE, encoded by the coding sequence ATGACCATTCCAGCTTCAGGCGGTTCAGCAACGATCGAGCGCGAGCAGTCCGAGCAGCTAGTCGAGCCCGGCGACCACGAGCGCTTCAGCCACTACGCGCCCAAGGACAAGATCATGGAGTCCATGGTGACCGGGACTCCGCTGATCGCCTTGTGCGGAAAGGTGTGGGTCCCCACGCGTGACCCGGAGCGGTTCCCGATCTGTCCCAAATGCAAAGAGATCTACGCGTCGATGTCCGAAGGACCACAGGAGTAG
- a CDS encoding MarR family winged helix-turn-helix transcriptional regulator — MAAEENTGTGFDPIEESRRQWLAHGWDDAADGMTTVISVMRIHQLFLARVDAALKPFALTFSRYEVLTLLSFTRAGTLPMSKISARLQVHATSTTNSVGRLEKAGLVARRSHPDDRRTTLVDLTDAGRELAAQATTALNAEVFSSPDFAGIDLDSLLPHLEMLRSGLETDS; from the coding sequence ATGGCGGCAGAAGAGAATACAGGCACCGGATTCGATCCGATCGAAGAGTCCCGTCGGCAGTGGCTGGCCCACGGATGGGACGACGCAGCCGACGGAATGACGACAGTGATCTCGGTGATGAGGATCCACCAGCTGTTCCTGGCTCGAGTCGACGCTGCGCTCAAACCCTTCGCGCTGACGTTCTCGCGCTATGAAGTCCTCACTCTGCTGTCGTTCACCAGGGCCGGCACCCTGCCGATGTCGAAGATCTCCGCTCGCCTGCAGGTGCATGCGACGTCGACGACGAACTCGGTCGGCCGTTTGGAGAAGGCCGGACTGGTCGCCAGGCGCAGCCACCCCGATGATCGCCGGACGACCCTTGTCGATCTCACGGATGCCGGACGAGAGCTCGCCGCCCAAGCGACGACGGCACTCAACGCCGAGGTGTTCTCCTCCCCCGATTTCGCCGGGATCGACCTCGACTCTCTGCTCCCCCATCTCGAAATGCTGCGTTCGGGCCTGGAAACCGACAGCTGA
- the clpS gene encoding ATP-dependent Clp protease adapter ClpS, translated as MSNPTTPVLEPEVDVRPAEDLAKPWRTVVFNDPVNLMSYVSFVFQTYFGYSEEKAHSLMLEVHENGRSVVATGGREAMERDTQAMHEYGLWAACQPDSGSD; from the coding sequence GTGAGCAATCCAACGACACCAGTCCTCGAGCCGGAGGTCGACGTCCGACCCGCCGAGGACCTGGCCAAGCCCTGGAGGACCGTGGTCTTCAACGACCCGGTCAACCTCATGAGCTATGTCAGTTTCGTGTTCCAGACCTACTTCGGATACTCCGAGGAGAAGGCCCACTCACTCATGCTCGAAGTCCATGAGAACGGCCGCTCCGTGGTCGCCACCGGAGGCCGCGAAGCCATGGAACGAGACACCCAAGCGATGCACGAATACGGCCTGTGGGCCGCGTGCCAACCCGATTCAGGATCCGACTGA
- a CDS encoding DEAD/DEAH box helicase, protein MSADRLPTAPGTSAAEQLPPAFPERAAWGTAGKLRAWQAEALELYFQEQPKDFLAVATPGAGKTTFALRLAAELLAQRVVNRVTVVAPTEHLKVQWADSAARVGIKLDPHFKNSQGKHAPGYHGVALTYAQVAAKPVLHHNRTAAGRTLVILDEVHHGGDALSWGDAVREAFGPAVRRLSLTGTPFRSDTSPIPFVTYAPDENGIRTSVADYSYGYGRALKDGVVRPVLFLAYAGAMTWRTKAGDEMSHVLGEETTKDINSQAWRTALDPKGDWIPAVLKAADMRLTEVRRTVHDAGGLVIATDQEAARAYAKRLHEITGEKPTVVLSDEAGASERIEQFQNSTDRWMVAVRMVSEGVDVPRLCVGVYATSSATPLFFAQAIGRFVRARKRGETASVFLPSVPILMALANTMEVERDHALDRPKNEDENDVVVFDDQAMEQANRSDSASSDQLGSFEALGAEALFDRVLFDGGEFGTGGAIGSEDELDFIGIPGLLEPDQVRELLSTQQARQAKRKTAAAPPAPEAETSELEHRAMKEERNQLQSLVGAWSRRTGTPHQNVHVELRKACGGPAVAQATREQIQARITKLQGWFIGKK, encoded by the coding sequence ATGTCTGCGGATCGTCTCCCAACAGCACCAGGGACTTCCGCTGCAGAACAACTTCCACCGGCTTTCCCCGAGCGCGCGGCTTGGGGAACGGCCGGAAAGTTGCGTGCCTGGCAGGCGGAGGCTCTCGAACTCTACTTCCAGGAGCAGCCCAAGGACTTCCTCGCGGTCGCGACACCCGGCGCCGGTAAGACCACCTTCGCTCTGCGACTGGCGGCCGAACTGCTGGCCCAGCGAGTCGTCAACCGAGTCACCGTCGTCGCTCCCACCGAACACCTCAAGGTGCAGTGGGCCGACTCGGCGGCACGTGTGGGCATCAAGCTCGACCCGCACTTCAAGAACTCCCAGGGCAAGCACGCACCCGGATACCACGGTGTGGCTCTGACCTATGCGCAGGTGGCGGCCAAACCGGTGCTCCACCACAATCGGACCGCCGCCGGCCGAACGCTGGTCATCCTCGACGAGGTCCACCACGGCGGCGATGCCCTGTCCTGGGGCGATGCCGTGCGGGAGGCCTTCGGTCCCGCGGTCCGCCGCCTGTCCCTGACTGGAACACCGTTCCGTTCGGACACCTCACCGATCCCGTTCGTCACCTACGCTCCCGACGAGAACGGGATCCGCACCTCGGTGGCGGACTATTCCTACGGCTACGGTCGTGCGCTCAAGGACGGCGTCGTCCGTCCTGTTCTCTTCCTCGCCTACGCCGGCGCCATGACGTGGCGGACCAAGGCCGGCGACGAAATGTCGCATGTCCTCGGCGAGGAGACGACGAAGGACATCAACTCGCAGGCCTGGCGCACGGCCCTCGACCCGAAGGGCGACTGGATCCCGGCCGTCCTCAAGGCCGCCGATATGCGACTGACCGAGGTCCGTCGCACCGTCCACGACGCCGGCGGCCTCGTCATCGCCACCGACCAGGAGGCGGCGCGCGCGTACGCCAAGCGCCTGCACGAGATCACCGGAGAGAAGCCGACCGTGGTGCTCTCCGACGAAGCGGGAGCCTCGGAACGGATCGAACAGTTCCAGAACTCCACCGACCGGTGGATGGTCGCGGTGCGCATGGTGTCCGAAGGCGTCGACGTTCCGCGACTGTGTGTCGGCGTCTACGCGACCTCCTCGGCGACCCCGCTGTTCTTCGCCCAGGCGATCGGACGTTTCGTGCGTGCCCGCAAACGCGGCGAGACCGCCTCGGTGTTCCTGCCCTCGGTGCCGATCCTCATGGCACTGGCGAACACGATGGAGGTCGAACGCGACCATGCCCTCGACCGGCCGAAGAACGAGGACGAGAACGACGTCGTCGTCTTCGACGACCAAGCCATGGAGCAGGCGAACCGCAGCGACAGCGCTTCCTCCGACCAGCTGGGGTCGTTCGAAGCCCTCGGCGCCGAAGCCCTGTTCGACCGTGTGCTCTTCGACGGCGGTGAATTCGGCACCGGCGGCGCGATCGGCTCCGAGGACGAACTCGACTTCATCGGCATTCCCGGTCTGCTCGAACCCGACCAGGTGCGTGAGCTGCTGAGCACCCAGCAGGCCCGGCAGGCCAAGCGCAAGACCGCTGCGGCGCCCCCGGCCCCGGAGGCGGAGACGAGCGAACTCGAACACCGGGCGATGAAGGAAGAGCGCAACCAGCTCCAGAGCCTCGTCGGCGCATGGTCGAGACGTACCGGCACACCCCACCAGAACGTGCATGTCGAACTCCGCAAAGCCTGCGGGGGACCGGCCGTCGCCCAAGCCACACGTGAGCAGATTCAGGCGCGGATCACGAAGCTGCAGGGCTGGTTCATCGGCAAGAAGTGA